One window of Canis lupus baileyi chromosome 21, mCanLup2.hap1, whole genome shotgun sequence genomic DNA carries:
- the OR5F1 gene encoding olfactory receptor 5F1: protein MTRRNHTSLTEFILLGLADTMELQVILFLLFLVIYTLTVLGNVGRILLIRTDSQLHTPMYFFLANLSFVDVCYSSTITPKMLVDLLSEKKTISFAGCFLQLYFFIALATTECILFGLMAYDRYVAICNPLLYSLIMSRTVCLKMAAGAFTAGFLNSMVNTSYISSLPFCSSNVIHHFFCDSPPLFRLSCSDTRLNESIFSTFAGMNMVGALLVILTSYSYILFSIFHMHSGEGKRKAFSTCGSHLTALTLFYATAIYTYLRPSSSYSLDKDKVASVFYTVVIPMLNPLIYSLRNREVKKALWNVTIRTRIPFISLISLVNFLN from the coding sequence ATGACCAGAAGAAACCATACTTCACTAACTGAATTCATCCTGTTGGGATTAGCAGACACAATGGAGCTACAGGTCAtcctctttttgctttttctggtgATTTACACACTTACTGTTTTGGGGAATGTTGGGAGGATCCTCTTAATCAGGACTGATTCCCAACTTCACACACCCATGTATTTCTTCCTGGCTAACTTGTCCTTTGTGGATGTTTGTTACTCCTCCACCATCACCCCAAAGATGCTGGTAGACTTATTGTCAGAGAAGAAAACCATCTCCTTTGCTGGCTGCTTCCTGCAATTGTACTtcttcatcgccttggccacaaCTGAATGCATCCTCTTTGGGTtaatggcctatgaccgctatgtggccatatGCAACCCACTACTTTACTCCTTGATCATGTCCAGGACTGTCTGCCTCAAAATGGCAGCAGGGGCTTTTACAGCAGGATTCTTGAACTCCATGGTTAACACAAGTTATATAAGCAGCTTGCCATTCTGCAGTTCCAATGTCATTCACCACTTCTTCTGTGACAGCCCTCCACTTTTTAGACTCTCATGTTCTGACACACGCCTGAATGAAAGCATCTTTTCCACATTTGCTGGTATGAATATGGTCGGGGCTTTGTTGGTCATCCTGACCTCTTATTCCTACATTCTGTTTTCAATCTTCCATATGCATTCAGGGGAGGGGAAGCGCAAAGCATTCTCAACCTGTGGCTCTCACTTGACAGCTTTAACTCTGTTCTATGCCACCGCCATCTACACCTATCTGAGACCTAGTTCCAGCTACTCCCTGGATAAGGACAAAGTGGCTTCTGTGTTCTACACAGTGGTGATCCCCATGTTGAATCCTCTGATCTACAGCCTCAGGAATAGAGAAGTAAAGAAAGCTTTATGGAATGTAACTATCAGGACAAGGATTCCCTTCATTTCTCTGATCTCCTTAGTAAATTTTCTGAACTAG
- the LOC140613403 gene encoding olfactory receptor 5AS1, which translates to MWESNYTMPTEFLLVGFTDYLPLRVTLFLVFLIVYTLTMVGNMSLIILVNISSSLQTPMYYLLSNLSFLDICYSTAIAPKMLVNFLASRKSISPYGCALQMFFFGCFADAECLILAAMAYDRYAAICNPLLYSAFMSRRVCICSIVLAYFSGSMTSMVHVCLTFRLPFCGSNIVNHFFCDIPPLLALSCADTYINELLLFALCGFIQTSTFVVIFISYFCILLTVLSIKSSGGRSKTFSTCSSHFIAVTLFYGTLLFTYLRPTTSYSLDTDKVVAVFYTVVFPMFNPIIYSFRNKDVKNALKKLLERNWTFK; encoded by the coding sequence aTGTGGGAGAGCAATTATACCATGCCAACTGAGTTTCTTCTTGTTGGATTCACAGATTATCTACCTCTCAGAGTCACACTATTCTTGGTATTTCTCATAGTCTATACACTAACTATGGTAGGAAATATGAGTTTAATAATCCTAGTTAATATCAGTTCAAGCCTTCAAACTCCTATGTATTATCTCCTCAGCAACTTGTCTTTCTTAGACATCTGCTATTCTACAGCAATTGCACCTAAAATGCTGGTAAATTTCTTAGCATCCAGGAAAAGCATCTCTCCCTATGGCTGTGCgctacaaatgtttttctttggttGTTTTGCTGATGCTGAGTGTCTTATTCTGGCAGCAATGGCTTATGACCGCTATGCAGCCATCTGCAACCCATTGCTCTATTCTGCATTTATGTCTAGGAGAGTCTGTATTTGCTCCATTGTGTTGGCATACTTCAGCGGAAGTATGACATCTATGGTACATGTGTGCCTCACATTCAGGCTGCCATTTTGTGGCTCCAATATTGTTAATCATTTTTTCTGTGATATCCCACCTCTCCTGGCTTTATCATGTGCAGATACCTATATCAACGAGCTTTTGCTCTTTGCCTTGTGTGGCTTCATTCAGACCAGCACTTTTGTGGTGATATTTATCTCTTACTTCTGTATTCTCCTCACTGTTTTGAGCATTAAGTCCTCAGGGGGCAGAAGCAAAACATTCTCCACTTGTAGTTCCCATTTTATAGCAGTCACATTATTCTATGGAACACTCTTGTTTACATATTTACGTCCCACCACCAGCTATTCCCTAGACACTGACAAGGTAGTTGCAGTGTTTTATACTGTTGTCTTCCCCATGTTTAACCCAATAATCTACAGCTTTAGAAACAAGGATGTAAAGAATGCCCTAAAAAAGCTATTAGAAAGAAACTGgacttttaaatga